The following are encoded together in the Triticum dicoccoides isolate Atlit2015 ecotype Zavitan chromosome 6B, WEW_v2.0, whole genome shotgun sequence genome:
- the LOC119323756 gene encoding long-chain-alcohol oxidase FAO2-like: protein MEEDKKQRRQGHPLLRGGGARKEPYTHGFSATQMMALTAVCGALVPSLPPDGHHLAADKAVRDFFLASAADPPVPDEVAQLMSAMCLREALTLVRTVLWLLGTRLGTLALCGARCLSWSSPFVQRFAEMPVDRREDALRRWSRETMLPPLRLFFLLVKVFCLYVFYSWTNDNSENPHWRAIGYSPPTDEPTEQEDQANTKRPLDDGVVETIHQTDASLPTSLAEKGLAVTEDAARNVCRIECDVVIVGSGCGGGVAAAVLAGAGHKVVVIEKGSYFTARDYTSIEGPSMSQLYEYGGFVSTLSGSGLLLAGSTVGGGSAVNWSACIKTPDSVRKEWAAAHGLPLFGKPEYTAAMDVVFKRLGVTSGCKEEGLQNKVLRKGCEKLEYKVEPVSRNSSEGHYCGSCGYGCRTGDKRGTDTTWLVDAVARGAVILTGCKAEKLLFTDAAGARGKRCVGVVATSSNPAITRKLEVRAKVTVAAGGSLLTPVLLRGSGLKNPHIGKNLHLHPIAMAWGYFPPDKMPELKGKMYEGGIITSLHKVEAAVDGLPHRAILETPLMGVAAAGTQFPWVSGRDMKERMLNYGRTVHIFSLVRDRGSGTVHGERRIAYHLDPVDRENQREGLRRALRILVAAGATEVGTHRSDGQRLRCKGATDEEVEEFLNGVTGVRGPQSKSENWSLCCTAHQMGSCRMGAAAGDGAVDARGESWEAERLYVCDGSVLPSAVGVNPMITIQSVAYCLATGIAEQLKRGPSSGRNHSTD, encoded by the exons ATGGAAGAGGACAAGAAGCAGAGAAGGCAGGGCCATCCCCTCCTGCGGGGAGGAGGTGCGAGGAAGGAGCCCTACACGCACGGCTTCTCCGCCACCCAGATGATGGCGCTCACCGCCGTGTGCGGCGCGCTGGTCCCGTCGCTGCCGCCCGACGGCCACCACCTGGCCGCCGACAAGGCCGTCCGGGACTTCTTCCTCGCATCCGCCGCCGACCCGCCCGTCCCGGACGAG GTCGCGCAGCTGATGTCGGCAATGTGTCTccgggaggcgctgacgctggtgcGGACGGTGCTGTGGCTGCTGGGCACGCGGCTGGGGACGCTCGCGCTGTGCGGCGCGCGGTGCCTATCGTGGAGCTCCCCGTTCGTGCAGCGGTTCGCGGAGATGCCGGTGGACCGGCGGGAGGACGCGCTGCGCCGGTGGAGCCGGGAGACCATGCTCCCGCCTCtgcgcctcttcttcctcctcgtcaagGTCTTTTGCCTCTACGTCTTCTACTCCTGG ACCAACGATAACTCGGAGAATCCTCACTGGCGAGCGATCGGCTACAGCCCGCCAACCGACGAGCCTACGGAGCAAGAAGATCAGGCAAACACCAAGCGGCCACTCGACGACGGCGTGGTCGAGACCATCCACCAGACCGACGCGTCCCTCCCGACCAGCCTCGCCGAAAAGGGCCTCGCGGTGACCGAGGACGCGGCGCGGAACGTGTGCAGGATCGAATGCGATGTCGTCATCGTCGGCTCCGGCTGCGGCGGGGGCGTGGCCGCCGCGGTGCTCGCAGGGGCCGGCCacaaggtggtggtcatcgagaagGGGAGCTACTTCACGGCCAGGGACTACACGTCCATCGAGGGCCCGTCGATGAGCCAGCTCTACGAGTACGGCGGGTTCGTGAGCACGCTCAGCGGCAGCGGGCTCCTCCTGGCCGGCTCCACGGTCGGCGGCGGCTCGGCCGTCAACTGGTCGGCCTGCATCAAGACACCCGACAGCGTGCGCAAGGAGTGGGCGGCCGCGCACGGCCTGCCGCTGTTCGGCAAGCCAGAGTACACCGCCGCGATGGACGTGGTGTTCAAGCGGCTTGGCGTCACGTCGGGCTGCAAGGAGGAGGGGCTCCAGAACAAGGTCCTGCGCAAGGGGTGCGAGAAGCTGGAGTACAAGGTCGAGCCGGTGTCGAGGAACTCGTCGGAGGGCCACTACTGCGGCAGCTGCGGGTACGGCTGCCGCACCGGGGACAAGCGCGGCACCGACACGACGTGGCTGGTCGACGCGGTGGCCCGCGGCGCCGTGATCCTAACGGGTTGCAAGGCGGAGAAGCTGCTGTTCACCGACGCGGCCGGTGCGAGGGGGAAGAGGTGTGTCGGCGTAGTGGCTACGAGCTCCAACCCGGCGATCACGAGGAAGCTGGAGGTGCGCGCCAAGGTGACCGTCGCAGCGGGCGGCTCGCTCCTCACGCCGGTGCTGCTGCGCGGCAGCGGGCTCAAGAACCCGCACATCGGCAAGAACCTCCACCTCCACCCGATCGCCATGGCGTGGGGCTACTTCCCGCCGGACAAGATGCCGGAGCTGAAGGGCAAGATGTACGAGGGCGGCATCATCACGTCCCTGCACAAGGTGGAGGCCGCCGTTGACGGGCTGCCGCACCGGGCCATCCTCGAGACGCCGCTGATGGGCGTGGCCGCCGCGGGGACGCAGTTCCCCTGGGTGTCCGGGCGCGACATGAAGGAGCGGATGCTCAACTACGGCCGGACGGTGCACATCTTCTCCCTGGTGAGGGACCGCGGGTCTGGGACGGTGCACGGCGAGCGGCGGATCGCGTACCACCTGGACCCGGTGGACAGGGAGAACCAGCGCGAGGGGCTGCGGCGGGCGCTGCGCATCCTGGTGGCGGCCGGCGCGACGGAGGTCGGCACGCACCGGAGCGACGGGCAGAGGCTGAGATGCAAGGGCGCCACggacgaggaggtggaggagttCCTGAACGGCGTGACCGGGGTGCGCGGGCCGCAGTCCAAGAGCGAGAACTGGAGCCTGTGCTGCACGGCGCACCAGATGGGCAGCTGCAGGATGGGCGCGGCGGCGGGGGACGGCGCCGTGGACGCGCGCGGCGAGAGCTGGGAGGCGGAGCGGCTGTACGTGTGCGACGGCAGCGTCCTGCCGAGCGCGGTGGGCGTCAACCCCATGATCACCATACAGTCCGTGGCCTACTGCCTCGCCACTGGCATCGCGGAGCAGCTGAAACGCGGCCCCTCCTCCGGGAGAAACCACTCCACAGATTAA
- the LOC119322107 gene encoding succinate--CoA ligase [ADP-forming] subunit beta, mitochondrial, whose product MVRGSLGRLASRTLSVAGKWQHQQLRRLNIHEYQGAELMGKFGINVPKGAVVGSVQEVKEVLKNVFPSEKEIVVKSQILAGGRGLGTFKSGLKGGVHIVKAEEAESLAAKMLNQVLVTKQTGPQGKVVGKVYLCEKMSLVNEMYFAITLDRKTAGPLIIACAEGGTSIEDLAEKFPDKIVKVPVDVFKGITDEDAAKVVDGLAPKTADRQSSIEQIKKLYELFCKTDCTMLEINPLAETADKKLVAADAKLNFDDNAAFRQKEIFALRDTTQEDPREVAAAKADLNYIGLDGEIGCMVNGAGLAMATMDIIKLHGGTPANFLDVGGSASEGQVVEAFKILTSDDRVKAILVNIFGGIMKCDVIASGIVNAAKQVDLKVPVVVRLEGTNVDQGKRILKESGMTLITAEDLDDAAEKAVKASVK is encoded by the exons ATGGTTCGCGGATCGCTCGGGAGGTTGGCGTCGCGCACCCTCTCCGTCGCCGGCAAATGGCAGCACCAGCAGCTCCGCCGCCTCAACATCCACGAGTACCAG GGCGCGGAGTTGATGGGGAAGTTCGGGATCAACGTGCCCAAGGGCGCGGTGGTGGGGTCAGTGCAGGAGGTCAAGGAAGTTTTGAAGAACGTCTTCCCCAGTGAGAAAGAG ATAGTTGTGAAAAGCCAAATCCTTGCCGGTGGCCGTGGATTGGGAACTTTCAAAAGTGGACTGAAGGGTGGTGTCCATATTGTTAAGGCTGAGGAGGCTGAAAGCCTTGCAG CTAAAATGCTTAACCAGGTCCTAGTAACAAAACAAACTGGTCCACAGGGGAAGGTTGTGGGCAAG GTCTACTTATGTGAGAAAATGTCACTTGTTAATGAGATGTACTTTGCGATCACCCTTGATAGGAAGACTGCTGGTCCA CTCATTATAGCTTGCGCCGAGGGAGGAACGAGCATTGAAGATCTTGCAGAGAAGTTCCCTGATAAGATTGTTAAG GTTCCTGTTGATGTATTCAAGGGAATCACTGATGAGGATGCAGCTAAAGTTGTTGATGGTCTGGCACCAAAGACAGCAGACAGGCAATCTTCTATAGAACAGATTAAGAAGCTATATGAACTTTTCTGCAAGACCGACTGCACAATGCTGGAG ATAAATCCTCTTGCCGAGACAGCTGATAAAAAGCTAGTTGCTGCTGATGCAAAGTTGAACTTCGATGATAATGCTGCGTTTAGGCAGAAAGAAATATTTGCACTGCGTGATACAACACAGGAGGACCCCAGAGAG GTGGCTGCTGCTAAAGCAGATTTGAACTACATCGGGCTTGATGGAGAGATTGGTTGCATGGTGAATGGTGCAGGATTGGCAATGGCTACGATGGACATCATTAAGCTGCATGGTGGTACACCTGCCAATTTTCTTGATGTTGGTGGGAGTGCATCCGAGGGACAG GTTGTGGAAGCATTTAAGATATTGACTTCAGACGATAGAGTGAAGGCAATTCTAGTGAACATTTTTGGAGGTATCATGAAATGTGACGTGATAGCAAGTGGAATAGTGAATGCAGCTAAACAG GTTGATCTTAAGGTCCCTGTTGTTGTTCGGCTAGAAGGCACCAATGTAGACCAAGGGAAAAGGATTCTTAAG GAAAGTGGAATGACATTGATCACTGCAGAGGATCTTGATGATGCTGCAGAGAAGGCTGTAAAAGCATCAGTCAAATGA